One window of the Choristoneura fumiferana chromosome 18, NRCan_CFum_1, whole genome shotgun sequence genome contains the following:
- the LOC141438081 gene encoding uncharacterized protein: MAMDAKDLRAESALAERSSDGGAKYTHTAAALHYERGKQGQEVASNSFKVDGQGTRPCAVIGPDRVAPPPRDAFPKKAPVEPWLGQDTVYRRPPEYPHKVVEYQDPTRNISPRQTFQENMQRIIMPPGYNVVKLNEDPTYASKSTKLNVPAEVKYYDVPYNVNPMSSDQKNSRNVDHSVSNVNPLLVKNMPHGWPPGSVNVRPLRQYGAPEIYQYSDFGSCAGPRPTLTRHHTGHEEPSQLYPDPYYHDANIRFKPYPNIKERYPQARYEYLGNFPNPYHPPHPFATHKYELPKSMPPHPYPGYPQAPLKYTDRMSEPVMDGYQRSFNQQGNYGVPLRNPVIHPTYRPGPGNTLQSKMHPYPPDGPNKAVISNKLPYDPNNKVHVDYDTRPKAYPVSDNYYLNEMSRPYLSKNQIILPNYPPGNIHGVGPPPHPYYLKENIQMKNFEYAQLKNLDPSILNNSLTKLPMQFSPSTLAISPADSNASNETGQTHGTPQDDCGYFSQSSVTSVRSIDSVNRIPMDPYGRPDYRYGPIIRSSPQYKPDPNCNQVSKTKKDIRQFISSWSEGDDEIIENSSSKDNVKIVPVDTYNYSKHTTKNQEELYVLGLVNVPREELSKYEHIQKVSKLPKNIKGYNSLELLNQFEEAIESSNMANIEPTKRDGQIQQKNVAHKQDTLPRAVSPLDVEAKISQSVIHKDVGCNFEIKPCSPKMLNVEVAAPVQTVLNERVIEKVANPLNVNVKSPLVLQSVTDENMENILNTKTIKHPLVSTSSSCKMINRQMLSEPSVIDNLKTCYSLHDLESNSGVCLASLPRLDNDIELSFPEVNQQFINANKTEPLLSTATSFSKDLPALDTERSESNTTNNSVASAEYDIHYQFSPKTRMETDKEFSRLSKYRKLKKNIADGNETTQQRAQATRVDSVIIKNPDNVRIHEESTDALFSGSYLRKDDQEFAINLASQAKNSEAMCQSDIDKKCVVSNKHKEIENYSANNVELYPKADNLLHRTCSVETIQNSEFEMQSQDLSMTYRDLSNRYLEKAALEMPMNLSPQARYSTIDTEEDAKSGKHCSNKHKNTKMDSEKNLESSDDNQTKKELKRKIETEIKTCETLKESPLKYQNGPSLSTTQLTETLTVSKSEQENDVTCNNLNLSKENSEIIINSLSYTEKQDLNVSSCDRTDIVPSALALDEIEMKSSSEPVIDKVQNVQTLDLNTEINHVSNCLQEDKIVFEGKISTNENCQHIDTCIVNKSLQGEINLIPQKDKIKHKNELSIPKLKKNKNKLDGTRRKRSTENHSSYSENDIISTGNKKPKLKLPSNSTNEMVRKSRLFGSKMKSLNATVEKKTEINTLDVLNEKDNEVIQRDIDLSVQVEEENMEQCVLDSNKNGENTTPGIKNNQESLTDTLNKELSPKTIGNDNTDIVSKKENNVMSVNTVNAVHENHFLTDLSLSKSLITNNDSSFEESIMMAANQASKNEIVQKLGTSLLSNVSLTEGERGPTICQESNLMQSKIEKTFPVLDTLNEKYNISDERFETDSETNTDQTKVKKRNDLHFYLKGYVRKELFSPRFQNLLTFNEEVSTLARINVSESTREEPETQMKCTNSLDSTSMLYDHDQQNRNCSDPTDSVDVIENKENRTKDYLLPETNEQNLNDQHQENVFKSDILEHFGNETKENIEIQDEDGNCKKDHDEMLNLNIDHESSNCVIVNQIGQQFNNRENNVLNFTTMLNEKPVISESGIELHEKNTVDQSSNLEFSISQTDISKTHISADDSQLKSLIQEKAVCQNKIESPNMDLANVDDSKKEQRYNLCERPRFSLKRSLSDSALDAYDGDADESTMKRCFMLPKKRNKCYNSSNIDESHLLNMIQNSRRNSISTTYNENNISFCILIDDDCIIAEENFEHEESNFTELQNEPLNQTQAGDTSDNEKCGSPIVNRLGSEERNLDTDVSECDLEKSWVEDVGYEEVIETEDIAENIVIGEPATPKDTDSSDYESDDGDMGILNSAAVDHTNKVKHIYGDNMCINDAQLVDALYRTPQMDVNKKLMDRESQKTEKSTKYYDSDSLEMLLAEPINNYQRLGSEPEKEFDKLPSSIQINETPSDSKENDTRHFDESANLVSDSIIPATVSDPNIASPRQKLYDILNDSKVDSCESSLDNVFNYVQKEDSSYTSSSPEVSSTTSEEKNSSILLKISSYKGSRISEVKDLRFDNRKENSCKFTEKEYLNPNYNTSLTSHRPLITKAAQKYIPPIKEPIPDLRVQLPLPQQSLMKFQKNKVSKEEPKLSTRNVCCNNNNVHLNKDIPKKVKPKFEDVLKNIDKVQLQKHKEKNKKSRKYVPKVVIKKSENGSHYASTSAKDPFNPDLTGRKWQPWVFIEKNHLIDKMALRNKTMAVFSHRKKTYVLAEKFCKYKSISSAKFIISQPSINDFPKGNLKYTIKLKHGH, translated from the coding sequence ATGGCCATGGACGCTAAAGACTTGAGGGCCGAGTCAGCGCTGGCAGAACGTAGCAGCGATGGCGGCGCCAAGTACACGCACACGGCGGCCGCGCTCCACTATGAGCGGGGCAAGCAGGGGCAGGAAGTCGCTTCAAATTCATTCAAAGTGGATGGGCAGGGCACGCGGCCGTGTGCCGTCATAGGCCCTGACCGGGTCGCACCGCCCCCGCGCGATGCCTTCCCCAAAAAAGCGCCCGTCGAGCCATGGCTCGGCCAGGACACCGTGTATCGGCGCCCACCTGAATACCCACACAAGGTAGTGGAATACCAGGACCCTACACGAAACATATCGCCCAGACAAACATTCCAAGAAAACATGCAGCGCATTATTATGCCCCCTGGATACAATGTAGTTAAACTTAATGAGGATCCTACATATGCATCCAAAAGCACTAAGTTAAATGTGCCTGCTGAGGTAAAGTACTATGATGTGCCTTATAATGTTAATCCAATGAGTAGTGACCAAAAAAATTCAAGAAATGTTGATCATAGTGTATCTAATGTCAACCCTCTGCTAGTAAAGAATATGCCCCATGGTTGGCCTCCCGGCAGTGTTAATGTGCGGCCCTTGAGGCAATATGGTGCTCCTGAAATTTACCAGTATTCAGACTTTGGTAGCTGTGCTGGTCCCCGTCCAACACTGACCAGGCATCACACAGGCCATGAAGAACCATCACAGTTGTATCCAGACCCGTACTATCATGATGCAAACATCCGTTTCAAGCCATACCCTAACATCAAGGAGAGGTATCCTCAAGCCAGGTATGAATATTTAGGCAATTTTCCTAACCCTTATCACCCACCCCATCCTTTTGCAACACATAAATATGAGTTGCCAAAATCAATGCCCCCACATCCATACCCTGGCTATCCCCAGGCACCTCTCAAGTATACTGATAGGATGTCAGAACCAGTCATGGATGGTTATCAAAGGTCTTTTAACCAGCAAGGCAATTATGGTGTTCCATTACGTAATCCGGTCATTCATCCAACCTATAGACCTGGACCAGGTAATACTCTTCAAAGTAAAATGCACCCATATCCGCCAGATGGGCCAAACAAAGCAGTGATTTCAAACAAACTACCTTATGACCCAAATAATAAAGTGCATGTTGATTATGACACTCGCCCAAAAGCCTATCCTGTAAGTGATAACTATTACCTCAATGAAATGTCTAGGCCATATCTTTCGAAAAACCAAATTATTTTGCCCAATTATCCACCTGGGAATATTCATGGAGTTGGTCCACCTCCACATccatattatttaaaagaaaatatacaaaTGAAAAACTTTGAGTATGCTCAGTTGAAAAATTTGGATCCATCCATTTTAAATAACTCATTAACAAAACTACCTATGCAATTTTCGCCAAGCACTTTGGCAATTTCACCAGCAGATTCAAATGCCAGTAATGAAACTGGACAAACTCATGGAACACCTCAGGATGATTGTGGATATTTCAGCCAATCCTCAGTAACAAGTGTCAGAAGTATAGATAGTGTTAACAGAATACCAATGGATCCTTATGGCAGACCCGACTATAGGTATGGTCCTATAATTAGATCTTCCCCTCAGTATAAACCTGATCCCAATTGTAACCAAgtatctaaaactaaaaaggaTATTAGGCAGTTTATATCATCATGGAGTGAAGGAGatgatgaaattattgaaaacaGTTCCAGTAAAGATAATGTTAAAATTGTTCCTGTTGACACATACAATTATTCTAAGCATACCACTAAAAATCAAGAAGAACTATATGTCCTGGGATTAGTCAATGTTCCAAGGGAAGAGCTAAGCAAGTATGAACACATTCAAAAAGTGTCCAAGTTGCCAAAAAATATCAAGGGTTATAACAGCCTTGAGCTTCTTAACCAATTTGAAGAAGCCATTGAATCTTCAAACATGGCCAACATAGAGCCTACTAAAAGAGATGGacaaattcaacaaaaaaatgtgGCTCACAAACAAGACACATTACCACGCGCCGTGTCACCACTCGATGTGGAAGCTAAGATAAGCCAATCAGTTATCCACAAAGATGTTGGCTGCAACTTTGAAATCAAGCCATGTAGTCCCAAAATGTTAAATGTTGAAGTAGCAGCCCCAGTGCAAACTGTATTGAATGAAAGAGTTATTGAGAAAGTGGCAAATCCActaaatgtaaatgtaaaatcACCATTAGTGTTACAAAGTGTAACAGAtgaaaatatggaaaatattttgaatactaAAACTATAAAACATCCTCTTGTAAGTACATCTTCCAGTTGTAAAATGATTAATAGACAAATGTTATCAGAGCCATCTGTAATAGATAATTTGAAGACATGTTATAGTTTGCATGATTTGGAAAGTAATTCTGGAGTGTGCTTAGCATCATTACCTAGACTTGACAATGATATTGAATTAAGTTTCCCTGAAGTTAATCAACAGTTcattaatgcaaataaaacagAACCCCTACTGAGTACAGCTACATCCTTCTCAAAAGATCTTCCTGCGTTAGATACTGAGCGGTCAGAGAGTAATACTACTAATAATAGTGTTGCTAGTGCAGAATATGATATTCATTATCAGTTCTCTCCAAAAACCAGAATGGAAACCGATAAAGAATTTTCTAGACTGAGCAAATACagaaaactaaaaaagaatATTGCAGATGGCaatgaaacaacacaacaaagaGCTCAAGCTACAAGAGTAGACAGcgttattattaaaaatccAGATAATGTTCGAATACACGAAGAAAGTACTGATGCTTTATTTTCTGGGAGCTACTTAAGGAAAGATGACCAAGAATTTGCTATTAACTTAGCCTCACAGGCTAAAAATTCTGAAGCCATGTGTCAAAGTGACATTGATAAAAAATGTGTTGTTTCCAATAAACATAAGGAAATAGAAAACTACTCTGCAAATAATGTTGAACTATATCCAAAGGCGGATAATTTATTGCACAGAACTTGTAGTGTTGAGACAATACAAAATAGTGAGTTTGAAATGCAATCTCAAGACTTGAGCATGACTTACAGAGATTTATCTAATCGCTATTTGGAGAAAGCTGCATTAGAAATGCCGATGAATTTATCTCCACAAGCTAGATATTCGACGATTGATACAGAAGAAGACGCAAAAAGTGGTAAGCATTGTAGTAATAAACACAAGAATACTAAAATGGATTCCGAAAAGAATCTGGAAAGTTCTGACgataatcaaacaaaaaaagaacttaaGCGCAAGATCGAGACTGAAATCAAAACATGTGAAACATTAAAAGAATCACCGCTTAAATATCAAAATGGACCATCATTATCTACTACTCAACTTACTGAAACACTTACAGTATCTAAATCTGAGCAAGAGAATGATGTTacttgtaataatttaaatttaagcaaAGAAAATAGCGAGATAATCATTAATAGCTTGAGTTATACTGAGAAACAGGATTTAAACGTTTCGAGCTGTGATAGAACTGATATTGTTCCAAGTGCATTGGCACTCGacgaaattgaaatgaaatcttCTTCTGAACCTGTAATTGATAAAGTCCAAAACGTTCAGACTTTAGACTTAAATACAGAAATAAATCATGTAAGTAATTGCCTTCAGGAAGATAAGATTGTATTCGAGGGAAAAATATCTACTAATGAGAATTGTCAACATATTGACACTTGCatagtaaataaatcattacagggagaaattaatttaatacctcaaaaagataaaataaaacataaaaatgaatTATCCATACCTAAActgaaaaagaataaaaataaactagatGGAACACGCCGAAAGCGAAGCACTGAAAATCATTCTTCATATTCTGAAAATGATATAATAAGTACTGGTAATAAAAAACCAAAGTTGAAATTACCTTCAAATAGTACAAATGAAATGGTTAGAAAATCTAGACTTTTTGGATCTAAGATGAAATCATTAAATGCAaccgttgaaaaaaaaactgaaataaatacactggatgtattaaatgaaaaagataaTGAGGTTATACAGCGTGATATCGACTTGTCTGTTCAGGTTGAAGAAGAGAATATGGAGCAATGCGTTCTTGACTCAAATAAAAATGGCGAAAATACTACTCCtggcattaaaaacaaccaagAATCACTAACAGATACCCTTAATAAAGAACTGTCACCAAAAACAATTGGAAATGACAACACTGACATCGTcagtaaaaaagaaaataatgttaTGTCAGTAAACACTGTTAACGCAGTTCATGAGAATCATTTTCTGACTGATCTCAGTTTAAGTAAATCActaataacaaacaatgataGCTCTTTCGAGGAATCAATTATGATGGCTGCAAACCAAGCCAGCAAAAATGAAATCGTTCAAAAGTTAGGAACTTCTCTTTTATCAAATGTATCCTTAACTGAGGGCGAACGGGGCCCTACAATTTGTCAAGAATCAAACCTAATGCAatctaaaattgaaaaaactTTTCCTGTACTTGATAcgttaaatgaaaaatataacatttcTGATGAACGTTTCGAAACTGATAGTGAAACTAATACCGATCAAACTAAGGTCAAAAAAAGAAATGATCTTcacttttatttaaaaggttatgTAAGAAAAGAACTTTTTTCACCTAGATTTCAAAACCTGCTTACTTTTAATGAAGAAGTTAGCACTCTTGCTAGAATCAATGTTTCAGAGAGTACTCGCGAAGAACCTGAAACGCAAATGAAATGTACTAATTCTTTAGATAGTACTTCAATGTTATATGATCATGACCAGCAAAATCGTAATTGTAGTGATCCGACTGATAGTGTAgatgttattgaaaataaagaaaatagaacTAAAGACTATCTATTACCTGAAACAAACGAGCAAAATTTGAATGACCAACACCAAGAAAATGTTTTCAAATCTGATATATTAGAGCATTTTGGAAATGAAACAAAGGAAAATATAGAAATCCAAGATGAAGATGGTAACTGTAAGAAGGATCATGatgaaatgttaaatttaaatattgacCATGAGAGTTCAAATTGTGTCATTGTAAATCAAATTGGGCAACAATTTAACAATCGTGAAAATAACGTTTTAAATTTCACCACGATGTTGAATGAGAAACCAGTAATTAGTGAGTCTGGTATTgaattacatgaaaaaaatactgtagATCAATCATCAAATTTAGAATTTAGTATTTCTCAAACAGATATTAGCAAAACACATATAAGTGCTGATGATAGTCAACTTAAAAGTCTCATACAAGAAAAAGCTGTctgtcaaaataaaattgagtCTCCTAACATGGACCTTGCTAACGTTGACGACTCAAAAAAGGAACAACGTTATAATTTATGTGAAAGACCTCGCTTCTCACTTAAAAGATCTTTATCTGATTCTGCCTTAGACGCATACGACGGTGATGCTGATGAGTCTACGATGAAGAGATGTTTTATGTTGCCTAAGAAGCGTAATAAGTGTTATAACAGTAGTAATATAGATGAGTCCCATTTACTAAATATGATTCAGAACAGTAGACGAAATTCAATATCAACTACTTACAACGAAAACAATATTTCATTCTGCATATTAATTGATGACGACTGCATAATTGCAGaagaaaattttgaacatgaagaaAGTAATTTCACAGAACTCCAAAATGAGCCCTTAAATCAAACCCAAGCTGGTGATACATCTGATAATGAAAAATGTGGTTCACCGATCGTCAACAGATTAGGTAGTGAAGAAAGAAACTTAGATACAGATGTTTCCGAGTGTGATTTAGAGAAATCTTGGGTTGAAGATGTTGGCTATGAAGAAGTCATTGAGACAGAAGATATTGCAGAAAATATTGTTATTGGTGAGCCAGCAACTCCTAAAGATACCGATTCGTCAGATTATGAATCTGATGATGGAGATATGGGAATTTTAAATAGTGCTGCTGTAGATCATACCAATAAAGTTAAGCACATTTATGGTGACAATATGTGCATCAATGACGCCCAACTTGTTGATGCGTTATACCGCACACCTCAAATGgacgtaaataaaaaactgatggATAGAGAATCTCAAAAAACTGAAAAGAGCACTAAATATTATGACAGCGACTCACTTGAAATGTTGCTTGCAGAGCCAATAAATAATTACCAACGTTTAGGATCTGAGCCCGAGAAAGAATTTGACAAATTGCCAAGTTCTATTCAAATTAATGAAACTCCTTCAGATAGTAAGGAGAATGATACAAGACATTTTGACGAGTCTGCGAATTTAGTATCAGACTCAATCATTCCAGCGACCGTAAGTGATCCAAATATAGCGTCACCTCGTCAAAAACTTTATGACATTCTTAACGATAGCAAAGTAGATTCATGTGAATCAAGTTTGGATAATGTGTTTAACTATGTACAAAAAGAAGATAGCTCATACACTAGTTCTTCGCCAGAAGTCTCATCAACAACGTCCGAAGAAAAGAATTCAAGTATTCTTTTAAAAATTTCTAGCTACAAAGGGTCCAGGATTTCCGAAGTGAAAGACTTAAGGTTTGATAATCGTAAAGAAAATAGTTGCAAATTTACAGAAAAGGAATATTTAAATCCTAATTATAATACTAGTTTAACCTCACATAGACCACTTATTACCAAAGCTGCACAAAAATATATCCCTCCAATAAAAGAACCTATTCCCGATTTGCGAGTGCAACTGCCGTTGCCTCAGCAAAGTCTTAtgaaattccaaaaaaacaaagtatCCAAAGAAGAGCCAAAGCTAAGCACTCGCAACGTGTGTTGTAATAATAACAACGTTCATCTAAATAAAGACATACCAAAGAAAGTTAAACCCAAATTTGAAGATGTTCTAAAAAACATTGATAAGGTTCAGTTACaaaaacataaagaaaaaaataaaaaatctagaaaatatGTTCCGAAAGTAGTTATTAAGAAATCAGAGAATGGATCGCATTATGCAAGTACTTCCGCTAAGGATCCATTTAACCCTGATTTAACAGGACGAAAGTGGCAGCCATGGGTTTTCATTGAGAAAAATCACCTTATTGATAAAATGGCgctcagaaataaaacaatggcTGTGTTTAGTCATAGAAAGAAAACTTATGTCTTAGCTgaaaaattttgtaaatataaatcgaTAAGTAGCGCGAAATTTATTATATCCCAACCCTCAATAAACGATTTCCCTAAAGGCAACCTTAAATATACCATCAAATTGAAGCATGGTCACTGA